A part of Halobacillus shinanisalinarum genomic DNA contains:
- a CDS encoding cation diffusion facilitator family transporter, which translates to MEKRNDSRILRLSIAGSLVFTAIGVIWGIAANSQMIIFDGLYSFISLALSALSLIGFSFIQKKEPQRFHYGKEIVEPLIITFKASVIAALCLYALSSSLIDIFRGGRDVELGSATIYALVATILCYVVYKFMSKNRNGSEFVKAESVQWLMDTLLSAAVLIGFIIAVLLSHTKLDYLTPYIDPGMVFIVSLYFLKTPAKMFSQNIKEILMMPPPRKHLISFNKRLTKSRNFTLSRKTSQE; encoded by the coding sequence ATGGAGAAGAGAAACGACTCGAGAATTTTACGATTATCAATAGCAGGTTCTTTAGTTTTTACGGCCATAGGGGTCATTTGGGGAATTGCAGCCAATTCTCAAATGATTATCTTTGATGGATTATATTCTTTCATCAGCTTGGCCTTATCCGCTCTATCTTTGATAGGGTTTTCTTTTATACAGAAAAAAGAGCCTCAGCGTTTCCACTATGGAAAAGAGATCGTCGAACCTTTAATCATTACATTTAAGGCAAGTGTAATTGCAGCGTTGTGTTTATACGCTTTATCTTCTTCTTTAATTGATATATTCAGAGGTGGAAGGGATGTGGAGCTTGGGTCTGCTACGATCTATGCTTTGGTGGCTACCATACTTTGCTATGTCGTTTATAAGTTCATGAGTAAAAATAGAAATGGATCTGAGTTCGTGAAAGCTGAATCTGTCCAGTGGTTAATGGATACTTTGTTAAGTGCAGCCGTTTTGATTGGGTTTATCATCGCTGTCTTACTCAGTCATACAAAGCTTGATTATCTTACGCCCTATATAGATCCGGGGATGGTTTTCATTGTTTCTCTCTATTTTTTAAAAACGCCGGCTAAGATGTTTAGTCAAAATATCAAAGAGATCTTAATGATGCCTCCTCCCCGAAAACACTTGATTTCATTCAACAAAAGATTGACAAAGTCAAGGAATTTTACACTATCCAGGAAGACGTCACAAGAGTAA
- a CDS encoding alpha/beta hydrolase family protein, with product MKMSGMKISLLLAVMIFIVGCSDHLDPKKQEQNKSKNGGTSVEGLAGVWRGTINVPNQPLPIMVTFEDKGGWNGTISIPVQGVKDYPLSKVRTDQSAISFHIEMAGQTITFNGEKGGGTIAGTFTQAGQSFPFELNKGEAEKNGTEQEEGQFLSVDTNEGKLYGELETPKEKGPHPVVIIIPGSGPTDRDGNSVTLQGKNNSLKLLAEELAEQGIASVRYDKRGVGKNQSAAIPEKELRFDQFVKDAAAWVEMLNKDEQFSKVGVIGHSQGSLVGMAAAAETDVDAFVSIAGAGRPIDEVLYDQLKVNLTEELKQESKEILEKLKQGEQVESVSKELQSMFRSSVQPFLASWIQYNPVKEIQKLEIPVLIINGKHDLQVPVSEAENLYEAKVEAELLLIDRMNHVLKEAPKDRAENLQSYSNPDLPLSDGLVKGIVSFLKDAEFIE from the coding sequence ATGAAAATGAGTGGGATGAAAATCAGTTTGCTTTTAGCTGTCATGATTTTTATCGTTGGTTGCAGCGATCATTTGGATCCAAAAAAACAAGAGCAGAATAAATCCAAAAATGGTGGGACATCCGTCGAAGGTTTAGCAGGTGTTTGGAGGGGTACGATAAACGTACCGAACCAACCGTTACCTATTATGGTTACCTTTGAAGACAAGGGTGGATGGAATGGAACGATTAGCATTCCGGTTCAGGGCGTAAAGGATTATCCGCTTTCTAAAGTAAGGACTGACCAATCAGCCATTTCTTTTCACATAGAAATGGCAGGACAAACCATCACCTTTAATGGGGAGAAAGGTGGGGGAACAATAGCGGGCACTTTTACTCAGGCGGGTCAATCATTCCCTTTTGAATTAAATAAAGGAGAGGCCGAAAAAAATGGCACGGAGCAAGAAGAGGGGCAATTTCTAAGTGTTGATACCAACGAAGGAAAGCTGTATGGGGAGTTGGAGACACCTAAAGAAAAAGGCCCGCATCCAGTTGTCATCATTATTCCAGGCTCAGGTCCCACCGATCGAGATGGTAATTCCGTTACTTTACAAGGGAAAAACAACAGTTTGAAACTTTTAGCAGAAGAATTAGCTGAACAGGGAATAGCTAGTGTACGTTATGATAAACGCGGTGTAGGAAAAAATCAAAGTGCCGCTATACCTGAAAAGGAACTTCGGTTTGATCAATTTGTAAAGGACGCTGCTGCATGGGTGGAAATGTTAAATAAAGACGAACAATTTTCAAAAGTCGGTGTCATTGGCCACAGCCAAGGGTCTTTAGTTGGAATGGCAGCAGCCGCAGAAACAGATGTTGATGCTTTTGTATCCATTGCAGGAGCTGGCCGACCGATAGATGAAGTCCTTTATGACCAGCTGAAAGTAAATCTCACTGAAGAATTGAAACAGGAAAGTAAAGAGATTCTAGAAAAGTTAAAGCAAGGCGAACAGGTTGAGAGTGTAAGTAAAGAATTACAAAGTATGTTTCGGTCATCTGTTCAACCCTTTCTGGCTTCATGGATACAATATAACCCTGTGAAGGAGATACAGAAATTAGAGATCCCTGTCCTAATCATTAACGGGAAACATGATCTTCAAGTACCTGTTAGTGAGGCTGAAAATCTCTATGAAGCAAAAGTGGAGGCTGAACTTTTACTTATAGATAGAATGAACCATGTCTTAAAAGAGGCTCCTAAAGATCGAGCAGAGAATTTGCAGTCCTATTCTAATCCGGATCTACCTTTATCAGATGGGTTAGTCAAAGGGATTGTAAGCTTTTTAAAAGATGCTGAATTTATAGAATGA
- a CDS encoding SDR family NAD(P)-dependent oxidoreductase translates to MPDLKEQVILITGANRGQGKAIAEHLASLGGIVVVGARNYDKAQEVAVAIGKDHAYPVQLDVTKESQWKAAVDVIMDKFSKIDVLVNNAGVLKRKPFTDTTIDDYQQLIDVNQLGVFRGMQAVIPHMEKQQKGSIINNLSISAFAPIGNSSAYAATKASVVAMSKAAAIELGQKGIRVNMVHPGGIETEMATQGKGVPDFYNSVPLGRIGRPVEIARTVAFLASDESSYCTGTEIVVDGGMTLGTEEE, encoded by the coding sequence ATGCCTGACTTAAAAGAACAAGTAATCCTTATTACTGGTGCCAATCGTGGTCAGGGAAAAGCTATCGCTGAGCACCTTGCCTCATTAGGTGGCATTGTGGTGGTTGGGGCCCGGAATTATGACAAGGCTCAGGAAGTGGCAGTGGCTATAGGTAAAGACCACGCATATCCAGTGCAGTTGGATGTCACAAAGGAATCACAGTGGAAAGCAGCTGTGGATGTGATTATGGACAAATTCAGTAAAATCGATGTGCTCGTTAATAATGCCGGAGTTCTAAAACGCAAACCATTCACAGACACAACTATAGATGATTACCAACAGTTGATTGATGTGAATCAGCTCGGAGTATTTCGGGGAATGCAAGCAGTTATTCCGCATATGGAAAAACAGCAAAAAGGTTCTATTATAAACAATTTATCGATCTCTGCGTTTGCCCCAATCGGTAATTCTTCAGCCTATGCCGCGACAAAAGCATCCGTAGTTGCTATGTCTAAAGCTGCAGCTATTGAATTGGGGCAAAAAGGAATCCGGGTAAACATGGTCCATCCGGGTGGAATCGAAACAGAAATGGCCACCCAAGGTAAGGGTGTTCCGGATTTTTACAATTCAGTTCCACTGGGACGTATCGGGCGGCCGGTTGAAATTGCCCGGACTGTAGCGTTCCTTGCTTCTGATGAAAGTTCATACTGTACGGGAACAGAGATTGTGGTTGATGGTGGGATGACATTGGGGACCGAGGAAGAATAA
- a CDS encoding SLC13 family permease, which translates to MFLQSLWGRLWQWDAEVRRDVKKTTTLLFSKNPGNAAVREEVDTSQHKVNDDRPPQPGNYSSAQKIGLFVGPLLFLCISLLLNPEGMTRDAVLMLGLIAWIATWWVTEALPIPMTSLLPLILFPMTGVMEIGDVSSSYGDPLIFLFAGSFMIALTMEKWNLHRRIALAIIAFIGSSPSMIVLGFMVATGFLSMWISNTATTMMMVPISLAVTKHVAESFGNDSTIATSPGKFPFGTALMLGTAYSATIGGFGTLIGAPANTILAATVNNLYGIEISFARWMIFGLPMVVLLIPIAWFYLVKIAYPMDKKNIPGGRGIIKKELQELGKMSYEEKVVLTIFTLTAIGWITRSLLLEKLIPGIDDTIIALLGAFALFLIPAKNKKDKILDWDTVLKLPWGILWLFGGGLALAAGIMSTGLDKWIGNQLVNFSDVPFFITIALIVGVITLLTEFTSNTATSTMVYPIVAAGAAALGTDPIILMVAACMGATFAFMFPVAAPPNAIVFATGYVKMSRMALTGVWLNLCGIIFSVIIIYFYVPLVFGGLM; encoded by the coding sequence ATGTTTTTACAGTCACTATGGGGACGATTATGGCAATGGGATGCTGAAGTTAGAAGGGATGTAAAGAAAACTACAACATTATTATTTTCTAAAAATCCAGGGAATGCAGCTGTACGTGAAGAAGTTGATACTTCCCAACATAAGGTTAATGATGATAGACCTCCGCAACCCGGAAATTACTCTTCGGCTCAAAAAATTGGATTATTTGTCGGTCCTTTATTGTTTCTTTGCATTTCTTTATTACTTAATCCGGAGGGAATGACTAGGGATGCTGTACTGATGCTTGGTCTCATTGCTTGGATTGCTACTTGGTGGGTAACAGAAGCTTTGCCTATACCAATGACTTCATTGCTTCCACTTATTTTATTTCCGATGACGGGTGTTATGGAAATAGGGGACGTATCCTCTTCGTATGGGGATCCACTCATTTTCTTATTTGCTGGTAGTTTTATGATTGCTTTAACAATGGAAAAATGGAATCTTCATAGACGTATTGCTCTTGCTATTATTGCTTTTATTGGAAGCAGTCCCAGTATGATTGTTTTAGGATTTATGGTTGCTACAGGATTTTTATCCATGTGGATTTCGAATACTGCTACTACAATGATGATGGTTCCAATTAGCTTAGCTGTTACTAAACATGTGGCCGAATCGTTTGGAAACGATTCAACAATCGCTACCTCTCCAGGAAAATTCCCGTTTGGAACTGCGTTAATGCTTGGAACTGCCTATTCAGCCACTATAGGTGGATTCGGCACTCTCATTGGAGCCCCGGCCAATACAATTTTAGCTGCAACAGTTAATAATTTGTATGGCATAGAGATATCATTTGCAAGATGGATGATTTTTGGTTTGCCCATGGTTGTCTTACTAATACCGATAGCATGGTTTTATCTTGTTAAGATCGCCTACCCGATGGATAAAAAAAATATACCAGGGGGGAGAGGGATTATTAAAAAGGAACTTCAGGAACTTGGGAAGATGAGTTATGAAGAAAAAGTTGTGCTAACTATATTTACTCTGACAGCAATTGGTTGGATCACACGAAGCTTGCTACTTGAAAAACTCATTCCAGGAATAGATGATACCATTATTGCTTTACTGGGTGCTTTCGCTTTATTTTTGATACCGGCTAAAAATAAAAAAGATAAAATTTTAGATTGGGATACGGTGTTAAAGCTTCCATGGGGAATATTATGGCTTTTTGGCGGAGGACTAGCTCTTGCTGCTGGAATCATGAGTACCGGTTTGGATAAATGGATCGGAAATCAGCTTGTTAACTTCAGTGATGTCCCCTTCTTTATCACGATAGCACTAATCGTTGGTGTTATAACCTTACTAACGGAGTTCACCTCTAATACTGCTACATCCACTATGGTTTATCCGATCGTCGCGGCGGGGGCTGCTGCTTTGGGGACTGATCCAATTATACTTATGGTAGCTGCATGTATGGGTGCAACATTTGCATTTATGTTCCCTGTTGCTGCCCCGCCAAACGCAATTGTATTTGCTACAGGGTATGTAAAGATGAGCAGAATGGCACTGACTGGTGTGTGGCTAAACCTATGCGGAATTATCTTTTCCGTCATTATTATTTACTTTTATGTTCCTCTTGTCTTTGGTGGATTGATGTAA
- a CDS encoding tartrate dehydrogenase yields the protein MENKKHFRIAVIPGDGIGKEVVNEGLRVVEHLADTSNKFSFESDYFPWGCQYYLDHGRMMAENGLEEIKNHDAIYFGAVGYPTVPDHISLWGLRIAICQGFDQWANIRPVEFLPGIQSKLNHPNKEDLNWILVRENTEGEYSGIGGRNFTGRGNRKEVAVQSSIFTEEGCERVIRHAFQLALKRKRKKVTSVTKSNAQQYGMVLWDEVFERVSKEYPEVETDQWLVDAMAAQFVLHPEELEVVVASNLLADILSDLGSALAGSLGIAASANLNPEGRFPSMFESVHGSAPDIAGKGIANPIGTIGSAALMLEHLGLPDEAKMINEAIRATTEDGVVTADIGGENTTKEVTDSIISHLSKMYTNV from the coding sequence ATGGAAAATAAAAAGCATTTTCGTATAGCGGTGATTCCCGGAGATGGCATTGGTAAAGAAGTAGTAAACGAAGGGCTAAGAGTTGTTGAACATCTAGCAGATACATCTAACAAGTTCTCATTTGAAAGCGATTACTTCCCTTGGGGTTGTCAATATTATTTAGACCATGGAAGAATGATGGCGGAAAATGGATTGGAGGAAATTAAAAATCATGACGCTATTTACTTTGGGGCAGTTGGCTACCCAACTGTGCCAGATCACATCAGTCTTTGGGGACTTCGAATAGCAATCTGTCAGGGGTTTGACCAGTGGGCGAATATTAGACCAGTCGAATTTCTCCCTGGTATCCAAAGTAAACTGAATCATCCCAATAAAGAAGACTTAAACTGGATACTAGTCAGAGAAAATACAGAAGGTGAGTACTCTGGTATTGGAGGACGTAACTTCACTGGAAGAGGGAATAGGAAAGAAGTTGCCGTGCAATCATCCATTTTCACGGAAGAAGGTTGCGAAAGAGTAATCAGGCATGCATTCCAATTAGCCCTTAAACGAAAAAGGAAAAAAGTGACCAGTGTTACAAAAAGCAATGCTCAACAATACGGGATGGTTTTATGGGACGAAGTTTTTGAAAGAGTAAGTAAAGAATATCCCGAAGTGGAAACAGACCAATGGCTAGTAGATGCTATGGCAGCCCAGTTTGTTCTTCATCCTGAGGAGTTAGAAGTCGTGGTAGCTTCTAATTTACTAGCTGATATCCTATCTGATTTAGGAAGCGCTTTAGCCGGTAGTCTTGGAATAGCAGCAAGTGCAAACCTTAATCCTGAAGGTCGTTTCCCTAGTATGTTCGAATCGGTTCATGGATCTGCTCCGGACATCGCTGGAAAAGGTATAGCCAATCCTATTGGAACTATAGGAAGTGCAGCATTAATGTTAGAACATTTAGGATTGCCTGATGAAGCAAAGATGATAAATGAAGCTATTAGGGCAACTACAGAAGATGGAGTAGTAACTGCCGATATCGGAGGTGAAAATACAACGAAAGAAGTTACTGACTCAATCATATCTCACTTATCCAAAATGTACACAAATGTATAA
- a CDS encoding GntR family transcriptional regulator, with protein MKEHNDKNSETSINIKKVQEELVHIMNNVKDTKLPQRAYQILRLAIRDLKLMPGKTFLEREMAEVLGMSRTPVREALIRLQTEGVVRLIPRRGFIVEPIETDDLRETYEVVEVLEGLTAKLATDKIDDQELDDLEALIDEQERALKENDLTEWAKHDDLFHFKIINYADNKRLTNVIEVHADQLYRTRLFTINKRPLPFRSIVEHRAIIACMRANDGKAAQESMQSHRKRARNEILKAL; from the coding sequence ATGAAAGAGCACAATGATAAGAATTCAGAAACATCTATTAATATTAAAAAGGTTCAAGAAGAATTAGTGCATATCATGAATAATGTAAAGGATACCAAACTTCCACAACGTGCCTATCAAATTTTACGATTAGCAATTAGAGATTTAAAGCTTATGCCAGGGAAAACTTTTCTTGAGCGAGAAATGGCAGAAGTTCTGGGGATGAGTCGGACACCAGTAAGAGAAGCATTGATTCGCTTACAGACAGAGGGGGTTGTTAGGCTTATACCTCGAAGGGGCTTTATTGTTGAACCCATCGAGACAGATGATCTACGTGAAACATACGAAGTGGTAGAGGTGTTGGAGGGGTTAACCGCAAAATTAGCAACTGATAAAATTGATGATCAAGAGTTAGATGATCTTGAAGCCCTCATTGACGAACAGGAAAGAGCCTTAAAAGAAAATGACCTGACTGAATGGGCTAAACACGATGACCTATTTCATTTCAAAATTATAAATTACGCCGATAATAAGAGATTAACGAATGTTATCGAAGTACACGCAGATCAATTATATCGAACTCGTCTATTTACAATAAATAAACGTCCACTGCCTTTTCGCTCAATCGTTGAACATAGAGCAATAATAGCCTGCATGCGGGCAAACGACGGAAAAGCAGCTCAAGAATCCATGCAATCTCATCGAAAGCGAGCACGAAATGAAATTCTTAAAGCTTTATGA
- a CDS encoding PTS fructose transporter subunit IIABC produces the protein MKVLAVTACPVGIAHTYMAAENLQKAGDEMGVDIKVETQGSIGVENALTEKDIEEADGIIIASDKEVSKERFAGKKLIVAGVQEGIRQPEKLIQRILDGNVTIHKGETPSADAIKKQKKEKENPIYRHLMNGVSYMIPFIVVGGLLIAISLALGGKPTDAGLAIPEDSFWKQIESLGAASFSFMVPILAGFIAVSIADRPGLAPGIIGGYIAANGSFYGSEAGAGFIGGIIAGFLAGYVVLGIKKIKVPKSVQPVMPIIFIPVFGSLIVGLLFIFVIGAPVAGIFEGLTQWLEGMQGTSSIVLALILGGMIAIDMGGPFNKVAFLFGAAMIAEGNYEIMGPIAVAICIPPLGMGLATFLNKKKYNQAERETGKASFTMGLFGITEGAIPFAAQDPIRVIPSIVVGSMAGSVVAMLSSVGDRVAHGGPIVAVLGAVDNVLMFFVAAAVGVVITAFMVNALKKDVVTASVSAGITSYSTSNDENIDLDNQPSEEKEEQVEITKLTDITTPELIDVDLTGSTRDDVIDELIQTLDAENVLNSRESFKEAILNREKESTTGLGMNIAIPHGKSSAVKKPAVVFGIKREGVDWDSMDGTDAKLIFMIAVPKEREGDDHLKILQMLSRRLMDEGFREELLSVSTKEEAYQLLETIQ, from the coding sequence ATGAAAGTACTAGCTGTTACTGCTTGCCCAGTCGGGATTGCCCATACTTATATGGCTGCTGAAAATCTGCAGAAAGCAGGCGATGAGATGGGGGTCGACATCAAAGTCGAGACACAGGGTTCTATCGGTGTTGAGAATGCACTGACAGAGAAAGATATCGAGGAAGCAGATGGGATCATTATTGCGAGTGACAAAGAGGTATCTAAAGAACGTTTTGCAGGAAAAAAGCTGATCGTTGCCGGTGTTCAGGAAGGGATACGTCAACCTGAAAAATTAATACAGCGTATTTTGGACGGGAATGTAACCATTCACAAAGGCGAAACGCCATCAGCTGACGCCATCAAGAAACAAAAGAAAGAAAAGGAAAATCCGATCTACCGCCACTTGATGAACGGGGTTTCCTACATGATTCCCTTTATTGTCGTTGGCGGGCTACTGATCGCCATTTCGTTGGCCTTAGGAGGCAAACCAACGGATGCAGGACTTGCCATTCCTGAAGACTCGTTCTGGAAACAAATCGAGAGTTTAGGTGCCGCCTCATTTAGCTTTATGGTACCCATTTTAGCTGGGTTTATCGCAGTAAGTATAGCGGATCGTCCAGGTTTAGCACCTGGTATTATCGGTGGTTATATTGCAGCTAATGGAAGTTTTTACGGAAGTGAAGCAGGCGCTGGGTTCATCGGAGGAATTATCGCTGGGTTTCTAGCAGGGTATGTCGTACTAGGAATTAAGAAAATTAAGGTGCCTAAATCCGTGCAACCGGTTATGCCGATCATTTTCATTCCTGTTTTTGGTTCATTAATTGTCGGATTGTTGTTCATATTTGTTATCGGTGCACCTGTTGCCGGTATTTTCGAAGGATTGACACAGTGGCTTGAAGGGATGCAAGGAACGAGCTCAATCGTACTGGCTCTCATTCTTGGCGGGATGATTGCCATCGATATGGGGGGACCATTTAATAAGGTAGCCTTCTTATTCGGAGCGGCCATGATCGCGGAAGGAAACTATGAGATTATGGGGCCGATTGCGGTCGCCATTTGTATTCCGCCACTTGGGATGGGGCTGGCCACATTTTTGAATAAGAAAAAGTATAACCAAGCTGAGCGTGAAACTGGAAAAGCATCATTTACGATGGGGTTATTCGGGATTACAGAAGGAGCGATTCCTTTTGCTGCCCAGGATCCTATTCGCGTAATCCCGAGTATTGTCGTCGGCTCTATGGCCGGGTCAGTTGTGGCGATGCTTAGCAGTGTGGGCGACCGTGTCGCGCATGGAGGTCCAATCGTTGCTGTCTTAGGAGCTGTTGATAACGTGCTTATGTTTTTCGTAGCAGCGGCAGTTGGTGTAGTGATAACAGCCTTTATGGTAAATGCTTTGAAAAAAGATGTCGTCACAGCAAGCGTTTCAGCAGGTATAACATCCTATTCTACTTCAAATGATGAAAATATAGACTTAGATAACCAACCATCTGAAGAAAAAGAAGAACAAGTAGAGATCACGAAACTGACTGATATCACAACACCTGAACTCATCGATGTCGATTTGACTGGATCAACCCGAGATGACGTGATTGACGAATTGATTCAAACGTTGGATGCAGAGAATGTGTTGAATTCACGAGAATCATTTAAAGAAGCCATTTTGAACCGTGAAAAGGAAAGCACTACAGGACTTGGGATGAACATCGCTATTCCACATGGGAAATCTTCAGCCGTTAAAAAGCCTGCTGTCGTTTTTGGCATCAAACGTGAAGGTGTCGATTGGGATAGTATGGACGGAACGGATGCGAAACTAATTTTCATGATCGCTGTTCCGAAAGAAAGAGAAGGAGATGACCATTTGAAGATTCTCCAAATGCTTTCAAGACGGTTGATGGATGAGGGATTTAGGGAAGAGTTGTTAAGTGTTTCTACCAAAGAGGAAGCTTATCAGTTGCTGGAAACGATACAGTAA
- a CDS encoding BglG family transcription antiterminator produces the protein MNDRQKELVRTLILNSNEFSHVQDLSVSLACSEKTVRNDLKVVEEFLKGYPTATLVRKPGVGVHLSIEVEEKSRLFDRLSQSKTKSQEDRLIEITYQLLVNDRPVTLNDLAKQYYTNKPAIKSDLGQIARWLKRFELELISKQRLGHIVKGRELQKRNALARLPDIVSSTFTKSTEMLNLFPASEVNVVRKLLGDMQHHFSIISTEGDFESLLIHVLVMLKRTKQRSPIMLEDSMGSSVSETEEYGMATWFLNRLERMLRVSFPEDERRYFTRHLLSSRGSHYSSKRNSNILAANVVDQLISQLENVTVLDFSDDQTLNDGLHTHLESTINRLQYGFTIHNPMLEEIKKMYPYMFSMVVLSLEKVGRAHNLIIPEDEAAYLVLHFQASIERLQKQRDKLKKVLIVCDLGVGMSHLLQAKLEQTYKGFDIIGCIGEWEIDEVLTQSSVDLIISTKALQNIEAPIIVVSPLLEAEDKKRLDQFLKTMERGNREDKGVGAIGHFLNEEFIYLDVRLEHRFEVVEMLANGLVEKGRVTKAFPHSALVRERSSATSIGGAIAIPHAHPEEVQRSTVATAILHEPLEWGSERVSIVFLLAMTREDKMMTKPLIQAISTISRRPELIQKLIEAQGAGSIRRLLNQ, from the coding sequence ATGAATGATCGGCAAAAAGAACTGGTGCGTACGTTGATACTAAACTCGAACGAATTCAGTCATGTGCAAGATTTATCAGTATCTCTTGCTTGTTCAGAAAAAACGGTGCGTAATGATTTAAAAGTCGTGGAAGAATTTTTGAAGGGATATCCCACTGCTACACTCGTCCGTAAACCAGGTGTAGGTGTACATCTTTCCATCGAAGTGGAAGAAAAATCTCGCTTGTTCGATCGGCTCTCCCAATCAAAAACGAAATCTCAAGAGGATCGTCTGATTGAAATTACGTATCAGTTACTGGTTAATGATCGTCCTGTTACATTGAATGATCTGGCTAAGCAGTATTACACGAATAAACCTGCGATTAAAAGTGACTTAGGTCAAATCGCACGTTGGCTTAAAAGGTTTGAACTGGAGTTGATATCTAAACAGCGTCTTGGTCATATCGTCAAGGGCAGAGAATTGCAGAAACGCAATGCGTTAGCACGTCTTCCGGATATCGTCTCTTCTACTTTTACAAAAAGTACCGAGATGTTAAATCTATTCCCTGCGAGCGAAGTGAATGTTGTGCGTAAATTGCTTGGTGATATGCAGCATCATTTTTCTATTATTTCTACAGAGGGTGACTTTGAAAGCTTGCTCATTCATGTACTCGTCATGCTTAAGCGGACGAAACAGCGATCTCCCATTATGCTTGAAGACTCGATGGGATCATCTGTTTCTGAAACGGAGGAGTATGGAATGGCTACGTGGTTCTTGAACCGGTTAGAACGAATGCTTCGTGTGTCATTTCCGGAGGATGAACGGAGATATTTCACTAGGCATCTTCTCAGTAGTAGGGGAAGCCACTACTCATCGAAAAGGAACTCCAATATCCTCGCAGCTAATGTTGTCGATCAACTGATTTCTCAATTAGAGAATGTTACGGTGTTAGATTTTTCAGATGATCAGACCTTGAATGATGGTCTTCATACTCACTTGGAATCGACCATCAATCGTCTCCAATATGGCTTCACTATTCATAACCCCATGTTAGAGGAAATTAAGAAAATGTACCCTTATATGTTTAGCATGGTGGTCCTCTCTCTTGAGAAAGTGGGGAGGGCACACAATCTGATCATTCCGGAAGATGAAGCGGCTTATCTGGTTTTGCATTTTCAAGCCTCCATCGAACGGTTACAGAAACAGCGGGACAAATTGAAGAAGGTACTGATCGTCTGTGATTTGGGTGTCGGCATGTCTCATTTGCTGCAAGCAAAGTTAGAACAGACGTATAAGGGATTCGATATCATCGGTTGTATAGGGGAGTGGGAAATCGATGAAGTATTGACACAGTCATCCGTCGATCTCATCATCTCTACAAAAGCCCTACAAAACATCGAAGCCCCCATCATTGTTGTTTCGCCCCTTTTGGAAGCTGAAGACAAAAAAAGATTGGATCAGTTCTTAAAAACTATGGAACGTGGGAATAGAGAGGATAAAGGGGTAGGAGCCATTGGGCACTTTCTGAATGAGGAGTTTATCTACCTTGATGTCAGACTTGAACATCGGTTTGAAGTCGTCGAAATGCTCGCAAATGGTTTAGTAGAGAAGGGGAGGGTCACGAAGGCCTTCCCACATAGTGCGTTAGTAAGAGAACGATCGTCTGCTACTTCAATTGGAGGAGCAATCGCCATCCCCCATGCCCACCCCGAAGAGGTTCAACGTTCAACTGTCGCTACGGCCATTCTTCACGAGCCATTGGAATGGGGGAGTGAGCGAGTTTCGATTGTGTTTCTTTTGGCAATGACCAGAGAAGATAAAATGATGACAAAACCGCTCATTCAAGCGATATCCACTATCAGTAGAAGACCAGAGCTCATACAAAAGTTAATAGAGGCACAGGGGGCAGGATCAATACGCCGATTGCTGAATCAATAA
- a CDS encoding YndM family protein, with product MKYIQALLIKFVMMTAVLWFFLGVFFGISFFDILITSIALTVVSYIIGDLLILPNIGNTAATVADMFLAFVGVWVLGSLLFETSVSLGTISFFLAIAITIGEFFFHGYMKKLILKGLSSEDKASTDLFAEK from the coding sequence ATGAAGTATATACAAGCATTATTAATAAAATTTGTTATGATGACAGCTGTATTATGGTTCTTTCTAGGAGTATTTTTTGGGATTTCCTTTTTCGATATTCTAATCACAAGCATTGCATTAACTGTCGTTTCATATATTATTGGCGATCTGTTGATTTTACCTAATATAGGAAATACAGCAGCTACCGTGGCTGACATGTTCCTAGCCTTTGTTGGGGTGTGGGTTTTGGGCTCTTTGTTATTTGAAACATCTGTATCGTTAGGAACTATTTCGTTTTTCCTGGCAATTGCTATTACGATTGGAGAGTTCTTTTTCCATGGTTATATGAAGAAATTAATTTTGAAAGGCTTATCATCGGAAGACAAAGCAAGTACGGACTTGTTTGCGGAAAAATAA